A genomic stretch from Caldicellulosiruptoraceae bacterium PP1 includes:
- the galU gene encoding UTP--glucose-1-phosphate uridylyltransferase GalU: MKNLVKKAIIPAAGLGTRFLPATKAQPKEMLPIVDKPTIQYIVEEALSSGIESILIVTGRGKRAIEDHFDKSLELEEVLSKKGDNLSLDMIQKISDYNVHYIRQKEPRGLGDAIFCARLFIDDEPFAVLLGDDIIISEEPCLKQLIKVYEEYRTTILGVQQVPQEDVSKYGIVAGKQIEDRIYKVKDLIEKPSVTEAPSNIAVLGRYIITPEIINILSNTSAGVGGEIQLTDALKELSKKEAMYAYEFKGKRYDVGNKLGFLQATVEIALSRTDIGPDFENYLVSLIDGKNYKQKIKELEKALNVE, encoded by the coding sequence ATGAAGAACTTAGTAAAAAAAGCTATTATTCCTGCTGCAGGATTGGGTACACGTTTTTTGCCAGCTACTAAAGCACAACCAAAAGAAATGTTACCAATTGTAGATAAACCAACAATTCAATATATAGTTGAAGAAGCTCTGTCTTCAGGAATTGAAAGTATTTTAATAGTAACAGGTAGGGGTAAAAGAGCAATTGAAGATCATTTTGACAAATCATTAGAGCTTGAAGAAGTATTGTCAAAAAAAGGTGATAATTTAAGCTTAGATATGATACAGAAAATTTCAGATTACAATGTTCATTACATACGTCAAAAAGAGCCAAGAGGTTTAGGTGATGCAATATTTTGTGCAAGGCTATTTATTGATGATGAACCATTTGCAGTATTGCTTGGTGACGATATAATCATTTCTGAAGAGCCATGTTTAAAGCAATTAATAAAAGTGTATGAGGAATATAGGACAACAATTTTAGGTGTTCAGCAAGTTCCTCAGGAAGATGTTAGTAAATATGGTATTGTTGCTGGTAAACAGATTGAAGATAGAATTTATAAAGTTAAGGATTTAATTGAAAAGCCATCAGTTACTGAGGCACCATCAAATATAGCTGTTTTGGGAAGATACATTATTACTCCAGAAATTATTAATATTCTTTCTAATACAAGTGCTGGTGTTGGTGGTGAAATACAGCTTACTGATGCACTTAAGGAACTTTCGAAAAAAGAAGCAATGTATGCATATGAATTTAAAGGTAAAAGATACGATGTTGGGAATAAATTAGGATTTTTACAAGCAACTGTTGAGATTGCATTAAGCAGGACTGATATTGGTCCTGATTTTGAAAACTATTTAGTTTCACTTATTGATGGTAAGAATTACAAACAAAAAATAAAAGAACTTGAAAAAGCTCTTAATGTTGAATAG